One window from the genome of Candidatus Palauibacter polyketidifaciens encodes:
- a CDS encoding DUF402 domain-containing protein, producing MGFDLLGARRRALRAARRIPEEAPRVDVEIRRGGDVQRFRQELLSDGPRWKITLQILDARFTPVRVDEATTLRPGSLLIWFLRPGQPFEIGAFYHGRGTFQGYYINLIRPPRLESPPWIIEDLYLDVWLPEGGDGVLLDEDELDAAVARGELSAEEAGEVRAVGARLLARSRRRGRPRWLPGGVGRSPAESVPALRLRRDAPGTFHAARISGRIIAYGLYLMAAVSATSAGFAAFTDAFLTAGPAQDAWRLTMLGEALILAPLALGGWLPATRWPQPPLTDERSLFIATLAAGLAVLALSDRAEWAGALLPVYATLGLFSLVFAVCRWRFDREVPVFALAGVAMTLVALVLLIVT from the coding sequence GTGGGCTTCGACCTCCTGGGGGCACGGCGCCGCGCGCTGCGGGCCGCGCGCCGGATCCCGGAAGAGGCGCCCCGCGTCGACGTGGAGATTCGCCGCGGCGGCGATGTGCAGCGCTTTCGCCAGGAACTGCTCTCGGACGGCCCGAGGTGGAAGATCACGCTTCAGATTCTCGATGCGCGCTTCACGCCGGTGAGGGTCGACGAGGCCACGACCCTGCGGCCGGGCTCCCTCCTCATCTGGTTCCTTCGACCGGGGCAGCCCTTCGAGATCGGCGCCTTCTACCACGGCCGCGGCACCTTCCAGGGTTACTACATCAACCTGATCCGGCCTCCGCGCCTGGAGTCCCCGCCCTGGATCATCGAGGACCTCTACCTCGACGTGTGGCTGCCCGAGGGAGGAGACGGCGTGTTGCTGGACGAGGATGAACTGGACGCCGCCGTCGCCCGCGGCGAGCTGTCGGCCGAGGAGGCCGGCGAGGTGCGCGCGGTCGGCGCGAGGCTGCTCGCCCGGTCGAGGCGCCGCGGACGCCCCCGCTGGCTGCCCGGAGGCGTCGGAAGAAGCCCCGCGGAGTCCGTCCCGGCGCTCCGTCTGCGGCGCGACGCGCCTGGAACCTTCCACGCCGCGCGGATCTCGGGCCGCATCATCGCGTACGGCCTCTACCTGATGGCGGCGGTTTCCGCGACCTCCGCCGGCTTCGCCGCCTTCACCGACGCGTTCCTGACCGCGGGTCCGGCGCAGGACGCCTGGCGGCTGACCATGCTGGGCGAGGCGCTCATCCTGGCGCCGCTCGCCCTCGGGGGCTGGCTGCCCGCGACCCGCTGGCCGCAGCCGCCCCTGACCGACGAGCGCTCCCTCTTCATCGCGACGCTCGCCGCGGGGCTCGCCGTGCTCGCGCTCAGCGATCGCGCGGAGTGGGCGGGAGCCCTTCTCCCGGTGTACGCGACGCTGGGTCTCTTTTCGCTGGTCTTCGCCGTCTGCCGGTGGCGGTTCGACCGGGAAGTGCCGGTATTCGCGCTCGCGGGCGTCGCCATGACGCTCGTCGCGCTCGTCCTCCTGATCGTAACGTGA
- a CDS encoding 3-hydroxyacyl-CoA dehydrogenase NAD-binding domain-containing protein has translation MADKPTPLRLEIDADKVAWLIFDAPDSQVNLLDLQVMQRLDHYLTELESRIATGHPIALVIWSAKPDTFIAGADVNEIAEIEDEEDGRRKSAMGQRIFSRLGRLGIPKIAAIRGTCLGGGTELALACDWRLASDNPATTIGLPEIKLGLIPGFGGSVRLPRLIGIQRALSMILTGRSLSASNAYRYGLVDQLFDDASFQHSVGQVAMDAVLGRVERELPHETARDRFLEHTRLGRRFLFRGARKRVRTASGTRYPAALKAIDVIEETLDLPIDEALAVEARGLGEVATTNVCRNLVRLFRGGRAANRTFAPEIAAQQREIKKVAVLGAGVMGGGIAELAAARDVPVILKDIDREALDLGLRYASELLRKAGKRGIIAPEEVGLKFALIHGTLDYGRFGDVDVVIEAVVERLPVKQQVLRDVEPELPPHAVFATNTSSLSVTKLSEAAARPDRVVGLHFFNPVHRMPLVEIIRGESSSDAALATVFKLARRLGKTPVLVADRPGFLVNRLLAPYLNEVGFLLDDGADVARIDRTLKEFGLPMGPCRLLDEVGFDVAAHVAKEMTRAYGDRMRPSAALDMLAGLGRLGKKNGRGFYNYADREERVDREVGRAFGSGGGGVKPDEIIDRCLLISVNEAMYALEEGVVAGPGDVDLAMVMGTGFPPFRGGPLAWAESRGVHMVRDRLLELRERHGDRFAPAPGLERLADTDGSFTSDALWRDPGSRPDM, from the coding sequence ATGGCCGACAAGCCGACGCCGCTCAGGCTCGAGATCGACGCGGACAAGGTCGCCTGGCTGATCTTCGACGCGCCCGACTCCCAGGTGAACCTCCTCGACCTCCAGGTGATGCAGCGCCTGGACCACTATCTCACCGAACTCGAATCGCGGATCGCCACCGGACACCCCATCGCGCTCGTGATCTGGAGCGCAAAGCCCGACACGTTCATCGCCGGCGCCGATGTCAACGAGATCGCCGAAATCGAGGACGAGGAGGACGGTCGCCGGAAGAGCGCCATGGGACAGCGGATCTTCAGCCGGCTGGGACGGCTCGGGATCCCGAAGATCGCCGCGATCCGGGGCACCTGTCTGGGCGGCGGTACGGAACTCGCGCTCGCGTGCGACTGGCGACTCGCTTCGGACAATCCCGCCACGACGATCGGCCTGCCCGAAATCAAGCTCGGGCTGATTCCCGGGTTCGGCGGCTCGGTGCGGCTGCCCCGCCTCATCGGGATCCAGCGGGCGCTCTCGATGATCCTCACGGGGAGAAGCCTCTCGGCCTCGAACGCGTATCGATACGGTCTCGTCGACCAGCTCTTCGACGACGCGAGCTTCCAGCATTCCGTCGGGCAGGTGGCCATGGACGCCGTGCTCGGGCGGGTGGAGCGCGAACTCCCGCACGAGACGGCGCGGGACCGATTCCTGGAGCACACGCGCCTGGGTCGCCGCTTCCTGTTTCGGGGCGCCCGCAAGCGTGTGCGCACCGCCTCGGGGACGCGGTACCCCGCGGCGCTGAAGGCGATCGACGTCATCGAGGAGACGCTGGACCTGCCGATCGACGAGGCTCTCGCGGTCGAGGCGAGGGGTCTGGGGGAAGTCGCGACGACGAATGTCTGCCGGAACCTCGTCCGGCTGTTCCGGGGAGGCCGCGCCGCGAACCGGACGTTCGCCCCGGAGATCGCGGCACAGCAGCGGGAGATCAAGAAGGTCGCCGTCCTGGGGGCCGGCGTCATGGGCGGCGGGATCGCCGAACTCGCCGCCGCGCGGGACGTCCCGGTCATCCTCAAGGACATCGACCGGGAGGCGCTCGATCTCGGACTGCGGTACGCGAGCGAACTCCTCCGGAAGGCGGGCAAGCGCGGCATCATCGCGCCGGAGGAGGTGGGGCTGAAGTTCGCGCTCATCCACGGCACGCTCGACTACGGGCGGTTCGGCGATGTCGATGTCGTCATCGAAGCCGTCGTCGAACGGCTTCCGGTAAAGCAGCAGGTGCTGCGGGACGTGGAGCCGGAGCTCCCCCCGCACGCGGTTTTCGCGACGAACACGTCCTCGCTGTCGGTGACGAAGCTGAGCGAGGCCGCCGCCCGGCCGGACCGGGTCGTCGGCCTGCACTTCTTCAATCCGGTGCACCGCATGCCCCTCGTGGAGATCATCCGCGGGGAGTCTTCCTCGGACGCGGCGCTCGCCACGGTGTTCAAGCTCGCGCGGCGGCTCGGGAAGACGCCCGTGCTCGTCGCGGACCGGCCCGGGTTCCTCGTCAACCGGCTCCTCGCGCCGTACCTGAACGAAGTCGGGTTCCTGCTGGACGATGGCGCGGACGTGGCCCGCATCGACCGGACGCTGAAGGAGTTCGGGCTGCCGATGGGGCCGTGCAGACTGCTCGATGAAGTCGGCTTCGACGTCGCGGCGCACGTCGCGAAGGAGATGACCCGGGCGTACGGCGACCGCATGCGCCCCTCCGCCGCGCTGGACATGCTCGCGGGGCTCGGCCGGCTCGGGAAGAAGAACGGTCGCGGCTTCTACAACTATGCGGATCGAGAGGAGCGCGTGGACCGGGAGGTGGGCCGCGCCTTCGGCTCCGGGGGCGGCGGCGTGAAACCCGACGAGATCATCGATCGCTGCCTGCTGATTTCCGTGAACGAAGCCATGTACGCGCTGGAGGAAGGCGTCGTGGCGGGGCCGGGAGACGTCGACCTCGCGATGGTGATGGGCACCGGATTCCCGCCGTTCCGCGGCGGACCGCTCGCGTGGGCGGAGTCCCGCGGCGTGCACATGGTGCGCGACCGTCTTCTCGAACTGCGGGAGCGGCACGGGGACCGCTTCGCTCCGGCGCCCGGACTCGAAAGGCTCGCCGACACGGATGGATCGTTCACGTCCGACGCCTTGTGGCGTGACCCGGGGTCTCGGCCGGACATGTAG